TGCAGTGCTACTTAGGCGAGCTTTTGGAATAGCCGATCGGCCTTGCCAGCTCCCCGCTGGATTTGCCAACTCTAATCGATATCACGGTCAGATCATTCAGTGATGCACTGTTGACATATCGCAGCGACAAGGGTGCGATCGATATTTCGTAGGGTGCGTAGAGCAATGCTTGCTTCTTCCAAAATCTCATCTATACCATACGCACCGCTAATAATATTCAGCTAATATTTCGGTTAGAAATTCATCAAACTTTGGTAAAACGCTAGACTCAAGATATTGAGTATTAAAAGGATCTTTATCTGTCAGCGCGATGATTTCCTTAATCCAAGAACAGTGATTACCTAGGTCTTGTGTCATTGAAGATAGTAGCATTCTCATTTTGTGAAGATCTGAGTCTTCATAGCCACTATCAGATCTTATCGAGCCAACGAACGCATTCATAAAATCAAGGAAATTATAGTCTGGAAGGTTGGCTTTAGTAGAATAGTGCTTAACTCTTGATTTAAGCTCATTTTTGAATTTGACAATATGGAAATTAAAACTTTGATCATTTTTCAACTCAGAGATCTCAGAAATAAGGTCTATTACTATGCTACTTAAGAACATTTCCCGAAGTCTTTTGAGTTGATTCCCTACTTGTTTTTCAAACACTTCAACCTTGTAATCTTTTTCCAGAAAAATCCTGATTCTGCTTTTAGTGAGTGCCTTAAAAATGCCAATTTCGACTTCGTCAAAAGGCTTATTTGCATAGAGAATTAGAATGTCTAATAGGGAATGAGCCTTGTTAGGGTTGCCCAAACCTTCAGTTTCATCTAGGATTGAGTCGAAATGACTAAAAGCATGGCCAATTGACAACATCCTTGGGCACAGATAGGGATTTCTTGCTTCGTAGTCCATGGCATGTTCTAATGCGCCGTAAAGACTATCATTTATCTCATTTAACCTCCTGCCATCTTGTCGTGTCAGTAGCAAAAAATTAATGAGCCTAGGATTCGCAAATACCCTAAGGTTTCTAAGTCTTGCAAGCTCTAAATTGCGATCATACACTCGCTTGTAATACGTTTTGGGTGATTCACTTTTCTCAATCCAATATGATAAAATCATTGTTAAAACAGACTTAATGCAACGAACTCTATCAAGAGTGTTTTTGGACTGTAAATCAATGACTATAGTCGTGTCAGGTAGTTGAATTCTCATGTTGACTGTCCAAAAACACATCAATGAAATTCAAAATATTCGTCTAACGCCAAAGGACCCTAATTAAGGCTTTTGTTGTTTGCAATTTTAGATTTAACGAACATCTTGAGGCAAGATACTTGCCTCAAGATGCTTCCGTTGAGAGGCAAAAATCGTGTGGTTATTAGCGATCAGACAATCGCATTGATTGATTTCTGCTCCTTCTGAAGCTTGTTCACTTGCTTGGTGATTGCAGGGACATAATTTTTGAGTCCATTGTAGGAATCCGCAGATTTCCCAGCATCGCAGCATCCAAACTCATACTTCTTTGCCATGTCTGTTTTTTAGTCCATGAGGATTAGTGAGAAGTTGATTCTTTATCAAGCTACTCATGACTTAGACTTTAAATTCTCTTGGCTCTGTATGACAATCAGATTGATACAAAACTTATCAAAATCAAAGACATCGTGTTCTTGTACTATATAGCCATTCCCTAAAATGATGGGTACGCCATACTGCAGATGCAATGAAGCAGTTATTTGGCTGCGAAGTGCTCACCCTGCGGGTCACGTTGCTTAGTAAGCAAGGTAAAGGCTGTATGTTGTCTGAGTATTTGGGCGAGAGTTCGAGACTATAAGGTTTCTGCCAGACTCTGTGTATGTAGTGTCCGGTACTACTGCCCTCAGCGAACTGGATTTATACGATAGGCGCTTCGGGTGGGGTAGGGCGTGGATCGGCGTTGGTGATTTTGGATCGATCGCAGCGTGAGGAACTGTTGAATGGATTCAAACCTGAGCCTTAGTTACGATCGCACGGGTGACAGCCTCCTCATTGTCATTTGTCCGCCCTATCCCGAACAAGAAACCGAAGAACTGGGTGATGGTTTGCTCGCACGGTTCAACCCTGACACCAACGACATTGAAGCGATCGAAATCTTCTTCTTTTCCCAACGCCTCCAAACCGATCGCCCCCTGCAACTTCCCCTTTGGGCCGATTTGCGCCTTGCGATCGCCCCATAGCGCAACGGACTAACCGATCCGCTCCTATGATGAATCGAGATTAGGCGCTTCGGGTGGGGCAGAGCATGGATCGGCGTTGGTGGTTTTGGGTTGATCGCGGGGGCACGTTTACCGACATTGTGGCGCGGCGGCCCGATGGGCGGCTGGTGGTGTATAAGCTGCTGTCGGAAAACCCTGATCGCTATGCCGATGCGCCCGTCCAGGGGATTCGCGACCTGATGGGATTAGCCGCCGATGAGCCGATCGACTTGGCGCAGATTGGGGCGATCGAGATGGGAACCACTGTCGCCACCAACGCCCTGCTGGAACGCAAAGGCGATCGCACCGTGCTGGTGATCACCGAAGGGTTTGGCGATGCCCTGAAGATTGGCTACCAAAACCGACCGGATATTTTTGCGCTGGAGATTCGCAAGCCCGCGCCGCTCTATGAACGGGCGATCGAGGTGCGGGAACGGTTGAGCGCCCAAGGCGAGGTGGTGCGCCCCTTCGACGCGGCCGCCCAGGCGGACTTATTGGCGCAACTGAAAGCGGCGCGGGCCGAGGGTTGCACCAGTTGCGCGATCGCCCTGATCCATGGCTACCGTTACCCCCAGCATGAGCACATCGCGGCGGCTCTGGCGGAGGCAGCGGGGTTTGAGCAAATTTCCGTGTCCCATCATGTGAGTCCGCTGATTAAGCTGGTTAGCCGCGCCGAAACCACCGTGGTCGATGCCTACCTGTCGCCCGTGCTGCGGCGTTATGTGAACCAGGTGCGATCGACCCTGGCGGGGCCGGACAGTGAGGCCTTGGCGGGCAAGCTGTTTTTTATGCAGTCCAACGGCGGGCTGACCGATGCCGATCGGTTCCGGGGCAAGGATGCGGTGCTGTCGGGGCCGGCGGGCGGCATTGTCGGGGCGGTGCAAACCTGCGTGGCGGCGGGCTTTGAGCAAATCGTCACCTTTGACATGGGCGGCACGTCCACCGATGTGGCCCACTATGCGGGCGAGTATGAGCGGCAGTTCGAGACGGAGGTGGCGGGGGTGCGGCTGCGGGCCCCGATGATGGCGATCCATACGGTGGCGGCGGGCGGCGGCTCGATTTTGCACTTCGATGGTCAGCGCTACCGGGTGGGGCCCGACTCGGCGGGGGCGAATCCCGGCCCGGCGGCCTACGGGCGCGGCGGCCCTCTGACCGTTACCGATTGCAATGTGCAGCTTGGCAAGTTGCACCCGGACTTTTTCCCGGCGGTGTTTGGCCCCGAGGGCGATCGCCCCTTGGACAAGGCGATCGTGGCGGAACGGTTCGCGGCCCTCACGGCGACGATCGCCCAGGCCACCGGCGATGGTCGCAGCCCGGAAGCGGTGGCGGCCGGGTTCCTGGCGATCGCGATCGAGAAAATGGCAGCGGCGATTAAGCAAATTTCCGTCCAGCGCGGCTACGATTTGGCGCACTACACCCTCTGTTGCTTCGGCGGGGCGGGCGGCCAGCACGCTTGCCTATTGGCGGAAGCGTTGGGGATGACGCGGATTTTTATCCATCCCTACGCCGGGGTGCTGTCGGCCTACGGGATTGGGCTGGCGGATGTGCGGCAAATTGGTGAACGGGCGATCGAGCAGGTCTTGGAACCGGGGGCGATCACCGCGTTGGAACCGAGCTTTGGCGACTTACAAAGGTCACTGGAGCCGCAATTGCCGGGATTCCAGGAAGCGATCCGCACGGCCCGGCTGCGCTACGGCGGCACGGATTCGCCCTTGGTGGTGAGCTGGCCGGCGGCGACGGAACCCGACCCGGCGGGCTGGTTGCGCGATCGCTTCGAGGCAATCCACCGCCAGCGCTACGGGTTCGCCCTGCCCGATAAGCCGGTGGTGATTGAGGCGATCGCCCTGGAGTTGGTGCGCCATAAAGATCTGCCGCCGGAACCGCTGCTGGTGGCCAGTCGATCGACTCCGCCGGAACCGATCACGACGATTCGGATCTATACGGCCGATCGCTGGTGGGATGCGCCGGTCTTTGGGCGATCGGACTTGCAACCGGGCGATCGGATCGTCGGGCCAGCGGTGATTGTGGAACCGACGGGCACAAATGTGATTGAACCGGGCTGGGCGGCCACCTTGGGCGATCGGGGCGGCCTAGTCCTCGAAACCCTCGCCCCAACTGACCCGGACAAGGGGCTTAAGCCCCTTGCTGCCAACCGTTCCGATGATCTAATCGATCCATCCGCAAGTCGGCTCAACTCTGAAGACAAGGGGACACAGTTCATTAACGCCCCAAATCTCGACAGCAAGGGGCTTCAGCCCCTTGTCTCCGACGACGAGCCAACGCCGCAACCCGATCCGGTGCGGTTGGAGATCTTCAACAATCGGTTCAGCGCGATCGCCGAGCAGATGGGCGCAACCCTGCAAAACACCAGCTATTCCGTGAATATCAAGGAGCGGCTGGACTTTTCCTGCGCCCTGTTCGATCGCGCCGGGCAACTGATCGCCAACGCCCCTCACATTCCCGTCCACCTCGGTTCCATGGGCGAAACGGTCACGGCCCTGATGGCGGCGCGGGAGCTGCGGCCCGGCGATGTGTTTGCCAGCAACAACCCCTACAACGGCGGCACGCACCTGCCCGATATCACGGTGATTACGCCGGTCTGGTTGCGATCGCCCGCCGGAGTCCTGAGTGATCGCCCGGATTTCTTCGTCGCCTCCCGCGGCCACCACGCGGACTTGGGCGGCCTGACCCCAGGATCGATGCCACCCCACAGCCACTCGATCGCCGAAGAGGGCATCCTGTTTGACTTCCTGCCGATCGTCCACGCCGGGGAATTCCTAGAGGCTGACGTGCTGGCGCAACTGGCTGATAATCCCTACCCCGCCCGCAACCCGGTGCAAAACCTGGCGGACTTGCAGGCGCAAATTGCCGCCAACGAGCGCGGTTGCCAGGAATTGCAGCGCCTAGCGGATACCTACGGAGCCGCCACGATCCAAGCCTACGCCGGGTTTGTGCAGGACAACGCCGCCGCCTCGGTGGAACGGGCGATCGCCCAATTGCGGGACGGGCAAGCGACGATCGCCCTCGATTGCGGGGCGCAAATTACGGTGCAAGTGCGGATCGATCGGGCACGGCGGCGGGCGGCGATCGACTTCAGCGGCACATCGCCCCAGCAGCCGAACAACTTCAACGCCCCGATCGCAATCACCAAAGCCGCCGTCCTCTACGTGTTCCGCACCCTCGTGGCCGACGAAATTCCCCTGAATGCCGGGTGTTTGCGCCCGATCGATCTGACCGTGCCACCCGCCAGCCTGCTCGATCCCCGATTGCCCGCCGCCGTCGTGGCCGGCAACGTGGAAACCTCCCAAGCCGTAGTCGATGCGCTCTACCAAGCCCTCGGGGTGATGGCCAACGCCCAGGGCACGATGAACAACTTCACCTTTGGGAGCGATCGCCACCAATATTACGAAACGATCTGCGGCGGCGCGGGGGCGGGCGCAACCTTCCCCGGAGCCGACGCGGTGCAAACGCACATGACCAACTCCCGGCTCACAGATCCCGAGGTGTTGGAGTGGCGCTATCCGGTGCGGCTGGAGTCCTTCCAAATTCGCCCCAATAGCGGCGGCGCGGGCCAACAGCGCGGCGGCCACGGCGTGATCCGCAAACTGCGCTTTTTGGAACCGATGACGGCGGCGATCGTTTCGGGGCGGCGATCGACCCAACCGGCGGGCCTGGCCGGCGGCGCACAGGGTCAACCGGGCCGCGCCTGGGTGGAACGGCTGAACGGGGCGATCGACCCTCTCGGCGCTACCGATCAGGTGCAAGTACAAGCCGGTGAGGCGATCGCGATCGAAACCCCCGGCGGCGGCGGCTATGGCCGATTGGGGAAGTAATCAGATGCAAACTATAGAGCACCTATAACTGATGCGAATTAGCCGCAGGCTCAATCTGAATTAGCGGAACTTGAATCCAAAGCATCCGGTAGGCGAGCTTCAGGAAATTGTTTCAGGCCCCAGCGAGCGATCGAGCGCAGCACAGGACGCAAACTTTCGCCCGCCTCCGTAAGTTGGTAATTCATGCGGCGAGTGTGATTGCTGTAGGGCTGTTTGGTAATCAGCCCCAGGGCTTCCAGAGACTTCAGGCGGCTGGCCAAAATATTGGTAGAAATTCCCTCGGGCGATTCCAAAAACTCCTCAAAGCGCTGCTTACCAAAAAACAGCATGTCCCGAATGACCAGCAGCGTCCACCGATCGCCCAGCAGATCCAGCGTACAGGCGATCGGGCAGTGAGATCGGTGGTCAACCGCCATAGCACAAGGCTCCAAAATTCATTCCCGTTCAGGAATTTACAACTTTTTCAAGTCTCCCTTGCATTTTACAAGTAACCCTGTTAGTTTGATTTTGACTTGCAACTTGCAATTTAAAAGTTAATTGCCATGTACCACGCCCCATCCAACACCCAACCCACAGCCCAGACCGGCCCAGACTTTGCCGTGACCCACGCGGGGCCGCTTGCCAACCTCGAACAGTTCACCTTTACCCTCAACCTGGGCGATCGATCGCTGCCAACGCCTGGAAAACTGTTCTTGAAGGATTTACTAGGGTTAACCGGGGCAGAAATTTCTGTTAATAGCCTTTCGCCCAAAGAGTCGCTGCTTTTCTATCACAAACATCAGCAAAATGAAGAGGTTTATCTCTTTTTGGCAGGGGAAGGAGAATTTCAAGTCAATAACTGGGTTTTTCCAGTCCAAGAAGGCAGCTTTGTGCGGGTTAGTCCCGATGGTGAACGCTGTTTGCGCAATCGATCGCCCGTCGATCGCCTAGTTTGGATTGTGGTACAGGTGCGTGCTCAGTCCTATTCCTCGGGGAGCACCACGGAGGATGGAATCATGGTTCCCAAGCGGGTGAGTTGGATGGGCAAACAGGTGCTTAGCCCTGATAAAGTTCCAACGTCTCAACAAGGGCTAGATTCTGCACAAGGTGACCGTGGAGCTTAGAAAAATTCAGCTACCCAGCGTTTACCGAGTGTTAACAAAGGCAATCCATTTCCAGCGATCGGGCGATCGCAAGCACAATCACAGAACAGGAATCTTGTTGGACGATCGATCCATCAACAGAGAAAAGCAATCAAGCGCAATCCCCTAACGTTGCTCCACCATCCAACAAGTTTTTCATCTCAAACTCAATCGACTTGCACACTAACCAATACACTACTTACCGGCACAGTAGGTATTCACTTCCTTGACCAAGGCGCTTTCGTCCTTCGCCGCCGTTTCTCCCATCTTGCTGGCCCCGGTCACATCTTCCTGCAATTGCTTCAGCCGCTTCAAGCTTTCAGGACTCGGCTTTTTCGTCTTTTCCATTTCCTCCAATGCGCCGCCCACTTTGCTGGAAGCGGTGCTCAAGTCCGAATAGATTTTGACAAACCGTCCCTGAAAACCCTTCAGGGTCTCATCGGCCACTTCCACAGCCCCAATTTCTGTCGATAAGCCACTCAGATCCGTGGACAGTTTCTTCATCGCCGGGGCATCCATCCCCTTAATGCTGGAGCTGATCTGCTGCCCTTTGTTCACAACGGCAATCAGCTTATTGCATTGGGCAACTTTGCTTTCGCCACAACCCACCAAAGCTAAGGACAGCACCGCAGAAGCGGCCACTAATCGCCCAGCAGATAGGGATTGACCAAGGCGATGCATCAGGGTGAAAGACATGGGTAAAACACTCCTCAAATGGAAGTCATTTTGAATGATCTAAAAAATCAGCCAATTGCGCTAGCCACGAAACCCAAAGCTTATCAAAATTTTCGGAAATTAACACAGTTGACAAGCACGATTCTGATTATCCACAATCAATCACCACAAGAAATTGAATGATGATTGATATTTCGATTCAGTCAAGTCTTGATCGCAAGAAATTGTTTCCTGAGGTTGATGAATTTTGAAGAATTTGGATCTAATCAGAGTTCCGTCTTAGGTTGCGCAATCGCCGGCGGAATACGAATTGGTTGTTCACGAAAACCAGCAACTCATCACTCAAGAACCATGGCTAGCCGTTAAAGGAATCGGTCTTTTTTATTTTTATTACCTATACGGACAGGCTCAACCGCTCGTAGAGTCTTTGAATGAATGGAATGTGGTTTCAGCAGTGATCCTGATGTGCTGATAGCCTATTCTATGCTTGCGATCGTAACCTTGCCCCCTATGACTTTTGATCCAGACTTCATGCCGTTGTTGCGCCGATCGACCGATCGACTCTTGACCCTGATCGATCGCTTCGGGGAAGCGCAGGTGTTGGTGGTGGGCGATCTGACCTTGGATGAGTTTCTGACGGGATATGTGGAACGAATTTCCCGAGAAGCGCCAGTGCCGATCATCCGCCACGAACGAACGCGCCAAGTGCCCGGCGGCGGGGCCAATGCGGTCTATAACCTAGCTAAGCTCGGGGCAAACGTCCAGGTTGCTGGCTTTTTGGGGGACGATGTGCAGGGGCTGGCCATGCGTCAAATCTTTGAGGCGGCGGGCATTGACACCACCGGGGCGCTGGTGGAAGCGGCGCGGCCCACGGTGACGAAAACCCGGATTTCGGCCCACTCGCGCCAGTCCGTGACCCAACAGATCGTCCGGTTCGATCGCAAATCTGACGATCCCCCCACGGCGGCCGACTGCGAGCGCCTGGCTGAGTTTGTGGCCGATCGCGCCCCCAAGGCCCAAGCAGTGGTTTGCTCCGACTATGGCGATGGGGTGTTTTCCAGCGGCGTGATCCAAGCGGCCCTGACCGGCCAGCCGGTAATCGTGGATGCCCAAAAGGAACTCACCCGCTACCGGGGAGCCACTTGGTTCACGCCCAACCTGCCGGAAGCGGAGCGGGAAGCGGGCTTTGGCATCACCGATCAAGAGAGTTTGCTGAAGGCGGGGGCAACGCTGCTGGCCAAAACCGAGGCGGAATACGTGTTGATCACCTGTGGTGAGTCGGGAATGAGCTTGTTTGGGCGATCGGGCGACGTGTCCCACATTCCCGCCTTCAACCGGGCGGAGGTGTTTGACGTGACCGGCGCGGGCGACACGGTGGTGGCGGCCTTGACCTTGGGCTATGTGTTGGGGGCCACGCCCTGGGAAGCGGCGGTGCTGGGCAACTTGGCCGCCAGCCTGGTGGTGCGCCACATCGGGACAGCTACCACCAGCCGGGATGAGATGAAACGAGCCTTGAAAGCTATGCTCGATCGCGACAGCCAGTAGGGGCGCACGGCCGTGCGCCCTTAGGGCAAGGATCGGCGATCGACCTGGGTTGAAGGAATCGCCTGACTGAAGAATCTGAATTCATTGCTCGCACAGTTTGCACGAATCTATGACTGACTCGATCGCCCGTTCCCCTCGCCGCATCATCATCACGGGTGGTGCGGGCTTCATTGGTTCCAACTTTGTCCGCCATTGGTGCGATCGCTATCCGGGCGATCGGGTGGTGGTGCTCGATGCCCTGACCTATGCGGGCAACCGGGCAACCTTGGCCGATCTCGAAGCGGCCGATCGCCTGCGGTTTGTCCAAGGCGACATCACCGATCGTGTTCTGATCGATCGGCTCCTGAGCGAAGAGCAAATCGACACGATCGCCCACTTCGCCGCCGAATCCCACGTCGATCGCTCGATCCTCGGCCCCGGTGCATTTGTGCAAACCAACGTGGTTGGTACGTTCACCCTGCTGGAAGCCTTCCGCCAACATTGGCTGGCGGCGGGCAAACCGGCCGATTGGCGGTTCCTGCATGTGTCAACCGATGAGGTCTACGGCTCCCTGGGCGAAGACGATCCCGCCTTCAGCGAAACCACGCCCTACGCGCCCAACAGCCCCTATTCCGCCTCCAAGGCCGGCAGCGACCACCTGGCCCGCGCCTACTTCCACACCTACGGGATGCCAACGATCATCACCAACTGCTCGAATAACTACGGCCCCTACCATTTCCCGGAAAAGCTGATCCCCTTGATGTGCATCAACATCCTGCTGGGCAAGCCGCTGCCGGTCTATGGCGATGGGCAAAATATCCGCGACTGGCTCTACGTGGAAGATCACTGCGGCGGGATTGATGCGGCAATCCACAAGGGCCAACCGGGCGAAGCCTACAACATTGGCGGCAACAACGAGGTGCGCAACCTGGACTTGGTGAAGTTGCTGTGCGAGCTGATGGATGAGCTGGCCCCGCAGTATGGCTGGCACCTGCCCCAGCAGCCCAGCAGCAGCCTGATTACCTTCGTGACCGATCGCCCCGGCCACGATCGCCGCTACGCGATCAATGCCGAAAAAATCCGCACCGAGCTGGGCTGGGAACCCTCCGTCACCGTCGAAGAGGGATTGCGGCGCACGGTCACTTGGTATTTGACGAACCGCAGTTGGTGGGAGCCGCTGCTCTCGGCCGATTACCAAACCTATTACCAAAAAATGTACGATCGCCGCCCGGAAGCGGTGGGCTAATCGTAAGTACAGGGGGCGATCGCCTCGTTAACCCCAACCCTAATCTGAGCGATCGCCACAACCCTGTCCATCCCTGGGAACAAGCCAGGATCACGGGGGCTGGGTGAGGAGACCCCACCCCTGCGACTGATCGGTTGGGAGAACGAAATCATCGGGGTTTCAGGCAATTTGACGACAGGCCCTACTACCCTGTGATTATGCTTAAAACTCAAAAATTATTTTTTGCGGTTAACAAATCCAGCAATGGGCAGAATCAGGACACCACGAACCTTTGAGCAACTCAGCGCAGCAATTTCCTTTGAGCAATGGTCGCCACTGCTGCCGCGCTATGGCGTGATTGATGAACAAGGCCGCTATCTGCATTGGAATGACTTTCAATGGCGGGTTCAGCCCGGTGACGATGCACAAGCCGCTTGGCTAGCAACCAAATGGGCTAGGGGAATGATTTGCCAAGACATTCCAATCTTGGTGGCGGAGGGCGATCGCCCCTTTCGGTCTTGTATGCCCAATTCCCTGCTGGCCAACTTGCACCACATTGATCGAATGACCGGCTTGGGTGACAAAGTGGGCGACACGGCCGCGAGTTTCCGCACTGACGAAAAACATAGCTACTTGGTCAAGAGCCTGATCCAAGAAGAAGCGATTACTTCATCACAGTTGGAAGGCGCTTCAACGACTCGGTCTGTGGCCAAAGATATGCTTGAAAAAGGATTAGCTCCCAAAGATAAATCGCAACGGATGATTTTTAACAACTACCAATTAATGAAAAAGGTGGTTGAGCAAAAGTCCGAACCATTATCGATTCATTTCATCCGTGAACTGCACCAAATTGCCACGGATCAGGCGATTGAAAATCAGGCAGTTCCTGGAGAATTCAGAACAGACAATCAGATTTTTATTGCTGACGCTTATCAAGAGACGATTTTCCAGCCGCCCGACTGGGAAACTATTCCCGATCGCCTAGAAGCGCTTTGTACGTTTGCCAACGGCGACTATGGCATCAATAATGCCAAGAGCTTTATTCATCCGGTGGCTAAAGCGATTATTCTGCACTTTCTGTTGGCTTATATTCACCCCTTCGGCGATGGGAATGGTCGCACTGCCCGCGCACTGTTTTATTGGAGTGTGCTGAGGTCAGGCTATGACGTTTTTGAATATATTTCCATTAGCAAATTTATTCAGTCCAAGCGCGGTGACTACGATAAAGCGTTTATCTATACGGAAACCGATGACTTTGATTTGACCTATTTTCTTTATAACCAAACGGAAACAATCATCAAAGCAATCCAAGCTTTGCAT
This sequence is a window from Limnothrix sp. FACHB-406. Protein-coding genes within it:
- a CDS encoding helix-turn-helix domain-containing protein encodes the protein MAVDHRSHCPIACTLDLLGDRWTLLVIRDMLFFGKQRFEEFLESPEGISTNILASRLKSLEALGLITKQPYSNHTRRMNYQLTEAGESLRPVLRSIARWGLKQFPEARLPDALDSSSANSD
- a CDS encoding cupin domain-containing protein; translation: MYHAPSNTQPTAQTGPDFAVTHAGPLANLEQFTFTLNLGDRSLPTPGKLFLKDLLGLTGAEISVNSLSPKESLLFYHKHQQNEEVYLFLAGEGEFQVNNWVFPVQEGSFVRVSPDGERCLRNRSPVDRLVWIVVQVRAQSYSSGSTTEDGIMVPKRVSWMGKQVLSPDKVPTSQQGLDSAQGDRGA
- the rfbB gene encoding dTDP-glucose 4,6-dehydratase → MTDSIARSPRRIIITGGAGFIGSNFVRHWCDRYPGDRVVVLDALTYAGNRATLADLEAADRLRFVQGDITDRVLIDRLLSEEQIDTIAHFAAESHVDRSILGPGAFVQTNVVGTFTLLEAFRQHWLAAGKPADWRFLHVSTDEVYGSLGEDDPAFSETTPYAPNSPYSASKAGSDHLARAYFHTYGMPTIITNCSNNYGPYHFPEKLIPLMCINILLGKPLPVYGDGQNIRDWLYVEDHCGGIDAAIHKGQPGEAYNIGGNNEVRNLDLVKLLCELMDELAPQYGWHLPQQPSSSLITFVTDRPGHDRRYAINAEKIRTELGWEPSVTVEEGLRRTVTWYLTNRSWWEPLLSADYQTYYQKMYDRRPEAVG
- a CDS encoding bifunctional heptose 7-phosphate kinase/heptose 1-phosphate adenyltransferase encodes the protein MTFDPDFMPLLRRSTDRLLTLIDRFGEAQVLVVGDLTLDEFLTGYVERISREAPVPIIRHERTRQVPGGGANAVYNLAKLGANVQVAGFLGDDVQGLAMRQIFEAAGIDTTGALVEAARPTVTKTRISAHSRQSVTQQIVRFDRKSDDPPTAADCERLAEFVADRAPKAQAVVCSDYGDGVFSSGVIQAALTGQPVIVDAQKELTRYRGATWFTPNLPEAEREAGFGITDQESLLKAGATLLAKTEAEYVLITCGESGMSLFGRSGDVSHIPAFNRAEVFDVTGAGDTVVAALTLGYVLGATPWEAAVLGNLAASLVVRHIGTATTSRDEMKRALKAMLDRDSQ
- a CDS encoding Fic family protein — protein: MGRIRTPRTFEQLSAAISFEQWSPLLPRYGVIDEQGRYLHWNDFQWRVQPGDDAQAAWLATKWARGMICQDIPILVAEGDRPFRSCMPNSLLANLHHIDRMTGLGDKVGDTAASFRTDEKHSYLVKSLIQEEAITSSQLEGASTTRSVAKDMLEKGLAPKDKSQRMIFNNYQLMKKVVEQKSEPLSIHFIRELHQIATDQAIENQAVPGEFRTDNQIFIADAYQETIFQPPDWETIPDRLEALCTFANGDYGINNAKSFIHPVAKAIILHFLLAYIHPFGDGNGRTARALFYWSVLRSGYDVFEYISISKFIQSKRGDYDKAFIYTETDDFDLTYFLYNQTETIIKAIQALHDYLERKQREFYEFMGWIDRSPIAKTLKRGHLEILKAAFKQPGREFTAKQTATEFGISENTARSYLNRLVAQDLLIEARSKVEKFTVYIAPANLPTRLQLTELP
- a CDS encoding DUF2283 domain-containing protein produces the protein MDSNLSLSYDRTGDSLLIVICPPYPEQETEELGDGLLARFNPDTNDIEAIEIFFFSQRLQTDRPLQLPLWADLRLAIAP
- a CDS encoding hydantoinase B/oxoprolinase family protein, giving the protein MDRRWWFWVDRGGTFTDIVARRPDGRLVVYKLLSENPDRYADAPVQGIRDLMGLAADEPIDLAQIGAIEMGTTVATNALLERKGDRTVLVITEGFGDALKIGYQNRPDIFALEIRKPAPLYERAIEVRERLSAQGEVVRPFDAAAQADLLAQLKAARAEGCTSCAIALIHGYRYPQHEHIAAALAEAAGFEQISVSHHVSPLIKLVSRAETTVVDAYLSPVLRRYVNQVRSTLAGPDSEALAGKLFFMQSNGGLTDADRFRGKDAVLSGPAGGIVGAVQTCVAAGFEQIVTFDMGGTSTDVAHYAGEYERQFETEVAGVRLRAPMMAIHTVAAGGGSILHFDGQRYRVGPDSAGANPGPAAYGRGGPLTVTDCNVQLGKLHPDFFPAVFGPEGDRPLDKAIVAERFAALTATIAQATGDGRSPEAVAAGFLAIAIEKMAAAIKQISVQRGYDLAHYTLCCFGGAGGQHACLLAEALGMTRIFIHPYAGVLSAYGIGLADVRQIGERAIEQVLEPGAITALEPSFGDLQRSLEPQLPGFQEAIRTARLRYGGTDSPLVVSWPAATEPDPAGWLRDRFEAIHRQRYGFALPDKPVVIEAIALELVRHKDLPPEPLLVASRSTPPEPITTIRIYTADRWWDAPVFGRSDLQPGDRIVGPAVIVEPTGTNVIEPGWAATLGDRGGLVLETLAPTDPDKGLKPLAANRSDDLIDPSASRLNSEDKGTQFINAPNLDSKGLQPLVSDDEPTPQPDPVRLEIFNNRFSAIAEQMGATLQNTSYSVNIKERLDFSCALFDRAGQLIANAPHIPVHLGSMGETVTALMAARELRPGDVFASNNPYNGGTHLPDITVITPVWLRSPAGVLSDRPDFFVASRGHHADLGGLTPGSMPPHSHSIAEEGILFDFLPIVHAGEFLEADVLAQLADNPYPARNPVQNLADLQAQIAANERGCQELQRLADTYGAATIQAYAGFVQDNAAASVERAIAQLRDGQATIALDCGAQITVQVRIDRARRRAAIDFSGTSPQQPNNFNAPIAITKAAVLYVFRTLVADEIPLNAGCLRPIDLTVPPASLLDPRLPAAVVAGNVETSQAVVDALYQALGVMANAQGTMNNFTFGSDRHQYYETICGGAGAGATFPGADAVQTHMTNSRLTDPEVLEWRYPVRLESFQIRPNSGGAGQQRGGHGVIRKLRFLEPMTAAIVSGRRSTQPAGLAGGAQGQPGRAWVERLNGAIDPLGATDQVQVQAGEAIAIETPGGGGYGRLGK